In Spinacia oleracea cultivar Varoflay chromosome 5, BTI_SOV_V1, whole genome shotgun sequence, a single window of DNA contains:
- the LOC110791936 gene encoding protein GRAVITROPIC IN THE LIGHT 1-like, translating to MDCIKQPSSHESTRSKISKTFSKCIHPQTPSRYPPNPKLRTLSEELNISLKDFKSNPKLTRTKSQRVNSGDQLQQEQAAKNKAAKEALIAKLFASLSSLKAAYAELQSAQFPYNNDGIQSADEALVSELGVLSELKQKYLNKKLDLPPPHVTNLLAEIQEQQSNIKTYEITMKQMEWKMEQKDSEIVSLTKKLENMTKTNKSLEKRLNSSGVLFPLANNVSLTELNQCHFIRVLHYVLRSLRHFVKHLVREMEAKNWDIDLAAKAVEPNAVFGNPKHKIFALESYVSQVMFDGFNHHTFYLPDEGTKQPFKPQIFFENFRKLQSLTPSQIFTQNPRYPFAKFCRGKYLKVMHPKMECSFFGNLDQRKVVSSGVFPTTEFFSLYAEMARRVWLLHCLAFSFDPPAVAFQVRKGCRFSEVYMESVATGEDDVITGDVTAAFTVVPGFKIGKTVVQSVVYLSPSRR from the coding sequence ATGGATTGCATCAAACAACCTTCATCTCATGAATCAACGAGAAGCAAAATTTCCAAAACATTTTCAAAATGTATTCACCCACAAACCCCATCAAGATACCCTCCAAACCCAAAACTTAGAACTCTATCTGAAGAGCTTAATATTAGTCTTAAAGATTTTAAATCAAACCCGAAATTGACCCGAACCAAATCCCAGAGAGTGAACTCTGGCGATCAACTACAACAAGAGCAAGCAGCGAAAAATAAGGCCGCAAAGGAAGCTCTGATTGCTAAACTCTTTGCTAGTCTCTCTTCGCTTAAAGCTGCATATGCTGAGCTACAAAGTGCACAGTTTCCGTACAACAATGATGGAATACAATCAGCTGATGAGGCGTTGGTGAGCGAGTTAGGGGTATTATCTGAGCTGAAGCAGAAGTATTTAAACAAGAAATTAGATCTGCCACCACCCCATGTTACCAACTTGTTAGCAGAGATTCAAGAGCAGCAAAGCAACATCAAAACGTATGAGATCACAATGAAGCAAATGgagtggaaaatggaacaaaaaGACTCTGAAATCGTCTCCTTAACAAAGAAATTGGAAAATATGACGAAAACAAACAAATCACTTGAAAAGAGGTTGAATTCAAGTGGGGTTTTATTCCCTCTTGCCAATAATGTTTCTCTTACTGAGTTGAATCAGTGTCATTTCATCCGAGTTCTTCATTATGTTTTAAGGTCATTGAGGCATTTCGTTAAACATTTGGTGCGCGAGATGGAGGCAAAAAACTGGGACATAGATTTGGCAGCCAAGGCAGTAGAACCTAACGCCGTGTTTGGCAAccccaaacacaaaatcttcGCCTTGGAATCTTACGTCTCCCAGGTGATGTTCGATGGGTTTAATCATCACACTTTTTACCTCCCAGATGAGGGGACCAAACAGCCCTTTAAGCCGCAGATTTTCTTCGAAAACTTCCGAAAACTTCAATCCCTAACACCATCCCAGATTTTTACGCAAAACCCAAGATACCCTTTTGCCAAATTCTGCAGAGGGAAGTATTTAAAGGTGATGCATCCAAAAATGGAGTGTTCCTTTTTTGGGAATTTGGATCAGAGGAAAGTTGTGAGTTCAGGGGTATTTCCGACAACTGAATTCTTCTCTCTCTACGCCGAGATGGCGCGGCGGGTATGGCTGCTTCATTGCTTAGCTTTCAGCTTTGATCCGCCGGCGGTGGCATTTCAGGTGAGAAAAGGGTGTCGATTTTCTGAGGTTTACATGGAGAGTGTCGCCACTGGAGAAGATGATGTAATCACTGGTGATGTTACGGCAGCGTTCACGGTGGTTCCTGGGTTTAAAATCGGTAAAACGGTGGTTCAGAGCGTCGTTTATCTCTCTCCTTCGAGGCGGTAA